In the Vanacampus margaritifer isolate UIUO_Vmar chromosome 9, RoL_Vmar_1.0, whole genome shotgun sequence genome, cagttttctcttaaaatgatacattttctcagtttaaacttttgacctgttctctatgtttgattctgaataaaatattaaaatttggcacttccacataattgcattcagtttgtttagtgtcccaacttttggggaattgtGTTTGTAACTGCTACATAAACACATCTACTCCAAAATTCTTTTTAGAACCAAAATGAGGCACATTTGTCATGCTTTGTTCATCTTTTGTTAATTTCATGACAAAAATGTCTCTGTTATATTACACAatagaagattattaaaaatagtaGCCTCACAGACTAATATTGCATTCTTCTGCCATAGATTCAGTCAAGTCCACGGTAGGCAGTTACAGTGCGTTGCCAGGCCCAGCACCCAGTACGAAAGGAAGTAGCCCAGGATGCTTTTTGTGATGGGAGAGCACACTCGGATGTACGGTATCAACGCAATGACGGGATTTTGAGGCATGTGCTTGCAGCCGTTTTTGGCAGAAGTCTTCATCTGAACGCTGGGCGTTGATGTTTTCCTTCGGTGAAGAAGTGGCTCGTTGAGGAGGAGCAGATGAGCACTGATCCAGAAGGGAACGGGAGACGACGAGGCCATGAATCGGGTCAGGACCTGGAAACAGAACAAGAAGCATGAGAGGAATTGTTTCACGTTttagcaaaataaatattatcatGGTTCATCTTTCACATACATTGTCGCAGATTTTtaagccatcttttttttcatgtgattttATAATATACaaggccccgcctcttaaagcaCACAGGCACTACAATATGTGCAGTATTTTCTATGCAGTCTCCATATGctgcctcattttcacaaattattgaccaataaTAAGTGCTGAAAATGTATTGCtcaacaaacatggctttttgtgtcctgaaaaaaaaaaaaattgggggaaatGTAAGGATTCCACCTGACGCCAATGTTATGCtagcaattgtttttttatgtgttcacaatgttttgtttacaaagtattgattttttttgacaatatgttctatgcagccccactggtctaaatttggttaatattgcgttcgtggaatatgaattaagcatcaaaatccagacgtttttaccCATTTCAGgggcgtccattttgccacttgctcgtGACTGAACATGACACTAatgttgttcaggtctcaggtaacaaccaatcacagctctgctTCAGAaaccaggtgagctgtgattggtcattgcctgagcccttagcaacactgatgtcatcttcagtcaacagcaagtggcaaaatggccgccccttgagatggataaaactggctggattttgctttataaatcttattccacaaatgtaatattaatcagaatgtcatgtttagttagACAAGTGAGGGCACACATAaaatgttattgtcaagaaatgtttattgttgacttccacttaaaaaCTTACATTCTTACCTGCACGTGCATGCACAAGGTTCCGAACACCAGCAGAGCAGTAGaatgcacaacatatacaaaTACTCTGGGGTTTAAAAATCCTGGTATTGGTTTGTTGAGGCCTTTCTTCGAATGTGCCTCCCAAAGTCCAAGTCTGAAACACAGCTCTGGGTTTGCTTGGAAATAAGCATAAGCTGCCATTACACCCAAAGATGCCATAGGTAAAGCAAGAAGGAAATTGGGTATTTGTCTCAGTTCAAAGTATCGGAGGAAGCCCACATTCCAGTACACGTCCTGGATATGGGAATACATTATGGGGAGGGGTCTCATGCACCAGAGAGGTGGAGGACTATTTTCATCGGCAATACGGTAGCCCTTCTGCTCAGCCAAGGAGACGAGAGCGAGGGGGATGCGGTCTAAGGAGGCTGTTGGCGTACAAAAAGTTCTATAGCCGTAGTACTGAAAAGCACAGAAGGGAAGGGCAATGACTGCTGTTCCTAGCAGAGAGGTAAGCAGGAGGCGGATGATGACCCAAATGTAGTAGAAGATCTTCCTGTGGCCTTTTGCAATTGAACGGTATAAACGGATCTGGGAGATGGCATATACTGATGGAAGATACAAAAGAAAACCTATATTGACCAGCCCGTTGGATCGCACCGCTGATGCTATACTGAACGCCAGGCAGCCTCTAAGGGTGAATCCCTTTTCCAGGAGGAACATACCGCCAAATGTCAGCGCGGCAAACAGACTCTCCGTGTAGCCAGTGGTCATGAAAACATTAGCAGGTGTGATGCAGTAGAGGAAGGTGGAAAGCAGGGCGAGACGCTTGTCCTGCATAACCACCCGACTAAGTGCGTGCAAGGCCACCACACTCAGCAGGAAGAGGATACAATTCCCAAGGGCGACCGCCACCAGTAAACGGCCTCGCAGGCTCAACCAGCTGCCCAGAGGCCACAGCAGTGTGTCGGCCAGGCCCCGCAAGATGATGGGGAACAGGGGGAAGAAAGCAAAGTTGTGCTCGTAGATGTATCCTCTCTCAGCGATGAGGAGGTAATGCTCGGCATCCCAGTGGCTGAGACCGCCGAATAACCACTCCACCGCAGGGTCCAAGTATAGAGGATCTTCTGTCCGTGGGGGCTTGAACACATCAGCATCGTAGTCAGGGATGGCAGCGTTCAAGAGAGCCTGTTGGAAGAAATTCAAGTTAACTACACAGTGAAACAAAGCATTGACATTTACAATAAACTCGACAGGGTTCAGTCCCAATCTTTTGtgaaaagctgaaaaaaaaaaactgttaaatataatttaaaatgaaaattaattatttttaaaatgaactattttACTCTTCCTCTTTTTACGCATCTATGAATGGTCTGGCCCATCAgcacgttatttatttatttattttttaaagttggccAACCCCCCCTGATGTACTCTTATGACTTAACTTGTGTTTACCCCAGTGTCTAAGGGTGTACAATATCTTTATTTAGCTaacaaaaatagcaaaatagaTTAGTATTTGGCTGATTGCCATACATTAAATAGCTTGACTGCAAAAGACTAACAGTACCTGCAAAAACAACGAGGCAGCCCTGGTGAATGTAGCAAACTCCAGCACAGCTCTGTAATCCATCATAGTCAGTGAAAGACACGACAAAAGCTTGCTTTCATGGAACGGAGCATTGTCGGTGACTACTGGCGCCGGATTGTCAGCATTCCATAACAAATAAAGAAACATAGACGAACGAGTCAgccattattttaaatgtcaccTTTGACCCTTATTCAATACACTTCCGGTGCTATCGCAAATATGGCGTTCAAAATAAAGCGTTCGAAATCAAACCAATGTCTACGTAGACATAGGTGTGCATAAGTAAACACCGCCTCGATTGAGTTGTCACGTTGCTACGACACATCAGCTCGTCCGCCATATTGGACGTGGCAGATCTGCCTGGTTAAGTCATGCAACAGAATAATGCAAGTAAACGGACTGAACTTCATAAAAATGCTACAAAGTGCACAAAGTTAATGCCTCCCCTTCACCCACTTACTCACACGAATATATTTAGAAACAGATagacacacacaacaaacataTGGTATTAACAAGTAGAACACCTGAACAAATATGATTATGAAAACGTGTTTATGAATGTTAGTTCGGAATGCACAAACCTCCGACTGTTTTGATTTAACGCTTGTTGCGTTGTCAGACGTGTTGTAATTCTGTATACGCCCCAGCAGTTGTCACTGTGTAGACCACACTACTAATAAAATCTTTTCCATATATATAACACACTCCACAGACATGGCAAAAAGTAATACTTATCCACAAAACCCTGAAGTTGTGTCGGGAATTTTTAAAGATATAGCATGCTTTGAATCACGCTAGTTCATTTCCATATCTAGAATAATagattcattaatttatttagctTTTAAGTGTCTTtctttgtaaatgtattttttaattatgtgaagcacgacccttgtgaggaataagcggaaAAATGTATGGCCATTGAGCAATCTTGTGTATGCCTTGCCTTTATGTGCCTTTCAACCATAACAGTTTGCTTCTCTTTATACAATTACATTATGAAATAGATCTGATCGGTAGACAGATACTTTAATCAATCATGTTAGGGAAACCAAGTCATGTTTAATTTGTTAGTATTTAGCTTGTATTGGTTTAGAGCAAATAACATAATTCTTAACTAATATATAACCCCAAGCACTGTGACAAGGAATATTTAACTTGCTGATTACGcaatttgaataatttattacataatttttcaatttatattttcgTAAACACTATGTATCGCAAAAACTGCTGGTGGCATTTTAAACACAATGCTTTCAGAATATACACAGCTTTAGGATTTTGACGTTCAATAACTTCTGTATTAACACAATGTGGATATCAATAATTGTTATTCAAAAAGAAGGAATAAAAGGGAAGACAAGACATGAAACAGCTTAGGAagatttaatgtacatttattcttacCACGTGGAACATATAGTATAAAGATTTCATACTGAATAAATGATATTCATTGAGCCAAAAAAGGGAAAAGGGGGAATTTACATGTCTTAGCTACATTGTCTGAAATACAAATATGAAGAATCCATGACTGAAGAAAAATTGTCAAATGTGTACTTCATCTAGTTTGTGTTGTACCAGGAAACAACAGGTTGGAGCTGTGTCTGTTGCACTACAGAGCTGTGGGGAGACCACAGGAGTGGGTCTAAATCAGCATGAAGTGGAGGTTGCCGTCAGCCTCCATCCCTCACCAATAATATGTGTGAGAATAGTGACACAGACAGACACAGAAAGAAGTGTAATGTACAACATTAGATATATACACACCACAGCAAAGCTGTATTTGAAGTTGAAAACCAGTCCTAAGAGGTGATTTCTTTTCATAAGGGTATTCATACAATCAAGGGATAAGAGGAGGTAAGGGTGTTTTTCTTGATACTTTGGGGAAGAAAGCCATTTTCTGTTTAACACCAAACTATAATGACCTCCAACTCTCTAGTTGCGCTGCGTCGTCCGCTTCCGTGTGAAACGGAACGCTGTCACTCAAGAGCAGTACGGTACAGAAAATGTCCTACAATctactgcacactgcacaggccTCCCCGGTGAAGGTGTCTATCGACAGCGTTTGGCTGCCTGTCGGGCTGACTGGTGATAATCCAACTACAGCAACTAGAACCAGTAGGCCACTTTGTCAGTCTGCTTCACCTCTGACCCTCAACCAGTTACAGACTCATTGTGCCCTCCAGGAGAGAGCTTAGGGCACACTGCGTCTCCCAAACTCACTGTAAACGAGACAGCAACTTTGgttacagtttttgtttttcagctatttatttatttattcatttatttatctttattaaaaagtattttttcccccccaagtgCAGAACAGTTTCCCAACTGTGGCGGCGCCCTGCTCTCCAGTTGGCATTTATTTCGCAAGTAGTGTCACTTGGTGTGGCTTCTCTCTGTTGTGTAATCCAGCACAGCTCTGTGATGACAGTCTCAGAGCAAGGATGCTCTGGGGAGGGCTCAGAGAATGGAATCTGAAGGTTTTCATAAATAAGAGTCACTTTTAAACGTTCCTTGCCCTGTTACACACAAGCCAGGATACCAAGGAAGaaggggggtggaggggggaggaacgccaccccccgcccccctcccagAAAAGAGGAGCCACGGCTCCCTACAGCTGTCAGGACTGGCCAATCAAAAAGAGTACATCACAGATAACATGAGAGACAAGAGAGTTCATGAGGGGAGACACCGAAAGGTCAAGGAGCCGGGACTCGTGTAGTGTGAACTCTGAGTGGTTCTCATCCACCTTGGCTAACGCGTGCAGTGCCCGGGCAGCCCGCCTCATCATGTCCGGGCTGGTGGGCTCGAAGTGCATCCCCTGTAGGTGTACAAAAGAACTCTGGCTCTGCTGGAACTGGGTGGCCGCCAGACTATCCTCCAGGAAGCCCAGCAAGTTGCCCACGCTGCCTTTCTGAATGGCGATGGCCCGGGCTGCCATGGTATCGCCCTGGGCCAGGTTGGCCAGCAGAACCACCGCCATCTCCCTGCAGACAGCCACCTTCCTCTCTCCGACCAGCCGCACCAGATTCCCGTAGAGCTTCTCCATTCGACCGAACGGCGGCGTGGCCAGGATGAGGTCCACGTTGTTGTCTTGGATGCTAAGCTTGCTCAGCGTCTCCAGGACCAGTCTCTGAGGGGACAAAGCGCTGTGTGGACCCAAGGTGGGGAAGGGGTCCTGGGCTTCCGCTGAAGGGCAGACCGCCCAGTGAAGAAGGCCGTCCAACAGAGGAAGGCAGATGCTCTCAGGGTAGACGGATAAGTCGAGTTGGCCTGAGATATTTGCCAAAGTGACCAGCGTGTTTTCCCTCAGGAGCTCCAAGCAGTCCCACCACCATTCGTCCCTCTGGCCCGTACCCTCTTCTGTATCCTCGTCTTTCTCGTAGGTGAGCGGGGCCTGTTTGCGTTCAGGGTGCCGGTGGTGAAGCAGTATGAGGCGCCccaggagcagcagcagccccGGATGTTTGGACATCTCATGGTCATTTCCTGGAACAAACGAGAGGCTGCGGATGATGTTGGAGATGCAAACGCAGCGGCGAGCTAAGGAATCCTGCCAGTTTGCTAGTGAGACGAGTGGCCTCTCATCTTTACTGTGAGGCTCATCCTCCAGGATGGCGTTGACCTGATGCGTTAAAACACTAACAACAGCAGGAACGGGTCTGTTATTCTCTTGGTGACTTTGCTCAGCCGTTTTGGCCTCAGATTTGTTCTCCTCCTCGTTGGTGAGGGCGGGGCTGTCCTCCGAGACGGTGGCTTTCCCTGAGGAGGAGAACTCCTTTGACCTATCGTCATCCTCattctttttctccttttctgtTGGCAAACTATAATCAAGGAATTCTTCGCGGATTCGCCTTTTCAGCACACTTTGGGGCACGGGTATTCGCTGTCGGCGTTCCAAAAAGTCTTTACGGGGTTCGAAGTGGGTCTGAATGTGTTCCGTCGAGTCTCCTCCCCCGGCACTCCAGTGACGCAATCCACTGTCAAACTCCTGCAGTTTGCCGTGATTGTTGGTCTGTGCAGAAACAAATGGATCTCTCTTTCGTACCACCTTTATAGGAAACTTATCAAACTTGCTGCCCTGCTTGGGTCTGTCCTGGGCCGAAGACGGCAATGAGTCAGTTTGGTCAGATGAAGATCCCTTGCATGGTCTGTCCTCATCCCGTCCTTCTCGTGACTCAGAACATTCCCTGTGCTCGTCCTCCTGTTTTATATGAGGTGGCCTTTCTGCATCttgctcctcctcatcctcatcatcttcatcctccaGATCGGCGTCTTCTGTATGTGCTTCCTCCTCTTCTATGCCATCCGCGAGTTCTTTCAAGGCATCAGGATCAAGCAGCGTCCTCTGGCCGGGGTCCCCCACCTCGTATTCCCGCAGAATGCCAAAGATCTCAATGAGGCAACGTCTGAAATACTCGACCACCAACTCTAGCAGGCCAGGCAGCTAATgggaaataaacatgacaaaatattaGACATAATTACTTGTGGCATAAGTATGACAAATCATACAAAGTCTTACCAGATTGAGATCAAATGTAGAAATACTGCCATCATCATAGAGAAGAATGTTGATTGTATCTAAAGCCCAGGTACTTTCAGCTAATAGACCGGACTTTAATGACATCATGACTCTCCAGGCTTCTGGGGTTcctaagtattaaaaaatatatatatgcataaatGCTATAAGGACATAACACTCTGAGATTCATTCGTCAGGATGCTGGACTTTGGGTAGAGGGCTAGCAATCATTCACACTTACCAACTTGTAGATCTCATTAAAttaagggaagtcaacccaaaacatttCTAATATGTTGTATACGCCACAACTAGTAGAAGTGCAccactgattaatattgtgtttgtggaataagaagtAAAGGGAAAatcatcccccccccaaaaaaaattattgacaacaatatgttctatgcagctgcACTAGTCtaaattattatgattatgagttaagcagcaaaatccagcagtatttttcaatatcagaaggcagccattttgccacactgaaaatgacatcacagttgctcccgTCTCAGTCAAcaagcaatcacagctcagcttcagaaaacaggtaacaTTACcagtaatcagaatgtcatgatcagactagtgaggtcacatataacacattattgtcaagaaatgtttaaggtcgaCTTTCccttaagtagcaaaatccagctgtttttatgcatctcggggcggccattttaccatgtgctgccaactgaaaatgacatcacagttgctcagggctcaggtaacaaccagtcACGGCTCAGCTTACAAACATCAAATGACCAAACCTAGaaacaagctgagccgtgattggtcgctacctgagcaactgtgatgccattttcagttgacagcgaTGGCACAATGgcccgccccctgagatgggtaaaaacgaGTGGAtcttgctgctttattcatattccacaaaaacaattaatcagaatagtgtgttttgactagtggggctggatagagcatattattgtaGAAATTTTctttggggttgacttcacacacacatagaacGCATGCAAACTAcactccaaaaaacagaagaGAAATAACCTTCCGGGGAGTCTTACCGATATCTTTCATGGTGAGTCTGCGACGTGGTTTCAGAACAGGATGGGAAGCTTCGACCGAGCCCATCGGGAAAGGCATGTCTCGTCTTATTAAAGGTGACTGCGCTGAAGAGGGCACTATATGTGACGCAGGCACAGGAGGGCCGGCCTTTTGCATTTTCATCACTCCGTGCATGTAGGAGGATTTACTTGGCGATGTCCTACTCTCCATAGGGCGGGGCATGGAGGCTGGGCTGGATACTTGTGGAATGTGGTTCTGCACGCCCTGGGGGGGCTGGTAGTTGGACTGCACAGAACGAGGCATGGGTTGACCCGGCCCTGCGGGGCCGTAGGGAGGTTGCCGTGGGCCCATCTGACCACCCCACTGGCCGTCATGATTCATGCGCTGTTCTGATGACATCATCTCTTCTGAGCGGTTCATGCCAGGGTACCCCGGACCTTGCGGCGGGCCCCCGGGGCCACCCTGCCTGCCATGGTAGTTCTGATAGTTCATATCTCGTGGTCCCTGCCACATACCCCCTTGAGGGCCTTCTGGGCCTGACTGCATCATCTGAGGGGGCATGGCGGGCTGAGAATTGGGCCCGGTCGCTCCCTGCATTCGTTCACGGCCGAAGGGAAATGGAAACTGATTGCCTGGGCCAGGAGGACGGCGGTCAGAGCCCGGGTAAGGTCCGCTGCCGCTGTATTGATTGTACGGCTCTTGCGGTCCCGAAGAGGGTGCCGGGACACCGCCTTGCTGTTGTTGCTGTGGGGGTGGTTGCCCCCCTGGGAAAGGCCCACTGTACTCGGACTCGTGACGTTTTGAAGGAGGGTAGCCTCCTTCCACAGGACGCTTGTAGCCCTACACATGGAAGGAGACGAGTAAGATTTGACACAATTCTCGTACAAATTGAGCATTTAGAAACAAGAGCATGGAGACACACGTACAACCtctctcttaattttttttaaggtttgatTTCAGTGTAGTGAAAGATGTTTGTTGGCATAGCATGGTTAGATTGTTACCTGCTGTTGATGTGGGTACATTCCAGGCTGCTGATTAGGGTATGAGCCAGTAGGGGGCGTTCCCTGTCCAGGATACTGATTACCATAGGAATCATGTCTGCAAAATGTTATATTGCAACATCAGCTTGGCCATGAAAATATCAAACATTgctagtgttaaaaaaaataattagtacAAACTATACACAgtcttatgtttttcttt is a window encoding:
- the pigv gene encoding palmitoyltransferase ZDHHC18-A; translation: MFLYLLWNADNPAPVVTDNAPFHESKLLSCLSLTMMDYRAVLEFATFTRAASLFLQALLNAAIPDYDADVFKPPRTEDPLYLDPAVEWLFGGLSHWDAEHYLLIAERGYIYEHNFAFFPLFPIILRGLADTLLWPLGSWLSLRGRLLVAVALGNCILFLLSVVALHALSRVVMQDKRLALLSTFLYCITPANVFMTTGYTESLFAALTFGGMFLLEKGFTLRGCLAFSIASAVRSNGLVNIGFLLYLPSVYAISQIRLYRSIAKGHRKIFYYIWVIIRLLLTSLLGTAVIALPFCAFQYYGYRTFCTPTASLDRIPLALVSLAEQKGYRIADENSPPPLWCMRPLPIMYSHIQDVYWNVGFLRYFELRQIPNFLLALPMASLGVMAAYAYFQANPELCFRLGLWEAHSKKGLNKPIPGFLNPRVFVYVVHSTALLVFGTLCMHVQVLTRFMASSSPVPFWISAHLLLLNEPLLHRRKTSTPSVQMKTSAKNGCKHMPQNPVIALIPYIRVCSPITKSILGYFLSYWVLGLATHCNCLPWT